One Ricinus communis isolate WT05 ecotype wild-type chromosome 2, ASM1957865v1, whole genome shotgun sequence DNA segment encodes these proteins:
- the LOC125369292 gene encoding uncharacterized protein LOC125369292: MAMNNYQWQSSSSRPVKQGVKELELEKIEPVRAEDKKKSPVREYQPPIIDPARLRHKKVDQQFGKFLDLFKQLHINLSFVEAISQMPKYVKFLKEILSNKRRLEDLGLVTLKEECSAILQNKLPVKRCDPGSFIVPCVIGELPISGALADLGASINLMPTSLFDRLGLSEPKPTRMSIQLADRTIKIPRGIVENVLIKVDKFIFPVDFIVMDMEDESVVPLILGRPFLATSRAVIDVCNGKLQLRVDDETITFDLATSMRHSLDYDDTIFFMDVLDDKVKPSIEDPPVLELKELPKHLSYAYLDEAKRLPVIMAANLTLEEREMTLSSLRKYLRPTHIRLQTSLKSTPVFARTRS; this comes from the exons atggccatgaacaactaccagtggcaatcctctagtaGTCGGCCAGTCAAGCAAGGAGTG AAGGAGCTAGAGCTTGAGAAGATAGAGCCTGTGAGAGCTGAGGACAAGAAGAAGAGTCCAGTAAGAGAGTACCAACCACCTATCATAGATCCTGCTCGACTAAGGCACAAAAAGGTTGACCAGCAGTTCGGTAAATTTCTAGACCTTTTTAAACAACTACACATTAACCTCTCTTTTGTTGAGGCTATTTCGCAGATGCCGAAGTACGTAAAATTTTTGAAGGAGATattgagcaacaagaggagACTGGAGGATTTGGGATTGGTGACCCTGAAAGAGGAGTGCTCCGCCATTCTACAAAACAAGCTGCCTGTTAAGAGGTgtgatccagggagtttcatTGTACCCTGTGTCATTGGTGAATTACCTATTAGTGGTGCTTTAGCTGACTTAGGAGCTAGTATTAACttgatgcccactagtttgtttgATAGACTTGGCTTGAGTGAGCctaaacccactaggatgagcattcaGTTAGCCGATAGGACTATTAAGATTCCTAGAGGTATAGTTGAGAATGTACTTATTAAGGTAGAcaagttcatatttcctgttGATTTTATTGTCATGGATATGGAGGATGAGAGTGTTGTGCCACTAATCTTAggtagacctttccttgctACATCTAGGGCCGTTATAGATGTTTGTAATGGGAAGCTCCAACTTAGGGTAGATGACGAGACTATCACCTTTGACTTAGCGACTTCCATGAGACATTCCTTAGACTATGATgatactatattttttatggatGTCTTAGATGAT AAGGTGAAACCTTCAATTGAGGACCCCCCAGTCCTAGAGTTGAAGGAACTACCCAAGCACCTGAGTTATGCCTACTTGGATGAGGCAAAGAGGCTGCCAGTTATTATGGCAGCAAACTTGACTCttgaggagagggagatgacGTTATCGTCTCTTAGGAAGTACCTACGGCCTACGCATATAAGATTGCAGACATCCCTGAAATCAACCCCAGTTTTTGCTCGCACAAGATCCTGA